The window GCACTGGCGCGCGCAGGCGGCCAGCCTCAACGTGCTGGTGTTCGACACGGTCGCCGAGTCCTTCGGGTGGATACCTCCCCCGAATCAACAGGAAGGTAATCAGATGATCCCGGTGGAGGGAGACCAGCTGCTTGAGATCAACGGGAGGCTCGCCATGACGCTCGTCTCGCAGACCACCGTGGATGTCTGGGTTCTTCAGGAAGGGGAGGCTTGGGAACACCATTACCAGATCTCGCTGCCGGTGGATCTGCTCAACGTTTTCGGTGGCTACGACGACGAAGGCTTCGTATCCGCAGCAGTGTTCGCCGTGTCCCAGGAGAGGAATGTGCTGGCACAGTGCCCGGCGATGATGCTCCAGTGCGACACCGAGGGGAACGTGCTCATGTTTTACTCCCTCGCCGGCCACCTCACCGTCCTGTCCAGATATATGCTCCAGGAAAGCCTTCTTGCGCATGCGTTCCTTCCGATGCGGCAGGAAGATGCAATCGACGGCGACCCGCCGTTCTTCCAAGGTCCGTAATCTGCTAGATAGCAACCAGGTTTTGCAATCTGCTGAATCTATGCTTTAGATGTGTGTTCAAGTTTCCGTAGATGTAGAAGAAGCTTGAAATTGCCTGTGGCAATCAATTCGACAGAATTGGTTTGTTGCTGTTGCTAAGTCATTTGGACATTTTGTATTTAGTAGCAAGCATGCTGGTTGGGATTCATGTTGATACAGATGCTCTCTGTTAATTTCTGAATTTTCAGTTGGACTGAAATACTGAATGAAAAAGCTAACCACTGTTCACCACAATATATAGTGTTGCATCCTTTGTTGTTTGTCTTGTTTGTTTATCATAATCTGCACAACAGCACAAGTACATAGGCAGAAGCTACTAGTTATTTCAGGCTTCTGCCATGCTGACTGAGTTTACCAATTAGTATGAAATGTATGCTTCATGAAATTTGCAGTGATTTATCAGTTGCATAGCACATGATACGTGTGCTTTGAAAATTGTCAAGCCCAAGCTTTAGTTGTGTGTTCCAGGAAAGTAGTATCAAATTTTGATTTGATTATTAGTCTGCACGTTCAATGCCTGAAATATGTAAACCAAAGAATTGAAAAATGATTGGCATGATAGCTCTATTTTATTGTCAGGCAGTCCTGTTGTACTCAATTCTGAAACCATGTTGCGATATTGACAGTGCACATTTAGGAATGAATAGGCATATTAATCTTCCTCAGTTAGTATTTGTTTACTGATTTTTGTTCCTAGATGCTACAGTGTTTGAACCAACTGCATGGTTTCTATGTTTGAACACGTGTAAGGCATATCTCCAGCTCCACATAGCTATATTAGTAGTGCATTTGTAATGAATTGGCAATTTCAAATTTGGACTTCCACAGTTTCTAATTTCTGGTTAATCATTATGATTATGTGGGTTCTGTTTGATTTACTCCCATTGTATGAGAAATGCATGATAATATGATTCTCAAAGTTGATCATGCAAATAGCTTATCCAAATGGATGGTGCGTGCATTTGACTTCAGGTCACAGAGCAGTGATATAATTCTGGTAGTACTTTTTCGCCCTTTATTTCTCATGTTCTTGGGTTTGCGGTGATTGTTTTCACCTGGTGCAGACAATTGATACTCTACATCAATGCTTGAAATATGAGAACCGAAAATTTGAAAAAGATTGGCATGGCAGTTTCATTTCGTTGTTAGGCAGTCTGACTGCTGTAGTTAACTCTGCAAACAATCTGTTGATACTGAAAACAATGTGGAAAGAATAAAAAAGTGTTACCTAATCTTTGCCAGCTAATTGTTTACTACTAGATGTTACAGTATTTGTGAACCTACTACATGATTTCCATGTTTTAAAACATTTAGGGAGTATCTCCAGCTCCACATATCTATATTTGTCGTGCATTTGTAATGAATAGGTAATATTTCAAATTTGGATTCCCATAATTTCTGATTTCAGGTTGTTAGTACTGGTAATCCTTTTGGTGGTTCTGGTAAGGTTTTTAACACTATGTTCCATCATCCATGGTTGTATCTCTGGATCTTACTCTCTTGATTTAGGTTTCAAAAGATTTTGCATGACTGGAAACGATAGTTCGTCAGTATGTGAGTTCAGTTTATTGCTGCCGCTTTATGTGAAATGGTAATATGGTCCTCTAAGTTGATCATGTAAAGAGCTTACGCAAATGGATGCATTTATACACTTTGTAGTCCAAACATAAGTGGAAATTCTGTAGTTCTTAGAATTTACGCGCAATACAAGTTTGCTAAGTCCAAGTTGATCATCATAATACATACTGGAATTTTCTTTTGACGCTTTATACTGGTAGCTTCTTTCAAGTGCCTTTTCTCCcgttcctttcaaaaaaaaaaaagtgccttTTCTCCCCATAAGCATCCAAATACTTCATCAACTTGAAGTACTGAACTAGTATTAATACATTAGTGAAGATTTCTTATTAATGCTCTGATGTGTTCCAATCTAGTTTGCAAGTTTACCGGTAGAAGTTTAACCTAGATGATACCGTATTCTAGTTATTGCTTTATTGGGGATCTGTCTTCTgtgcaaatgaaaaaaaaaaaatcagagcgGAACGATAATTTTATCTGTTCAATCAATTCACGCTGAAAACCTTTAAGATATGCACATTGAGGACTTTTGCATAAACCATGTTATGTACTACAGCACGTtgaaattttgttttgtttgttgcAAAGAGACAATGGATCAACCGCATAATTGTTGCAGTAATCGCAAGAAACGATACTGTACAGGAACCGGCAAGACGGCCTAAGCAGAAAGAGCAGAGAAAACACCATTGCaggaagttaaaaaaaatatagcagggtttcttctcttcataaatacACCCAACCCACAAGATTATCCATCCGTACAGCTGACAGTATTACACAGAATAATCCAACAATTTCAACGTATATATACAGGAGTTTCCGGCAAATTACCATCTTGTTGCTACTCTTTTGTCATCTGATTGTCACCTATACTATACATATGTCACTATAAAATCATTGGTACATCAAAACTGTATAATCATGTAAAATGATGCATTTTTGGTACATCAAAACTGCACAGTCATGTAAAATGCATACTTGGTTTTGGTTGTATACTAACATATCTCAATTTACCAGGACAAAACAACAGGTTAGCTCCTACATACCAGTAAACATAACTATACTTTCTTAGCTAAAGTTCGTTGTTTCGTGCCATACTCGACAATTTTCTCTTCAACGTGCAGTCCCTTTCTTCGCCTCACAGAATTCATGAGCTTCGTTGCCAGGTTTGGGCCAATGTTTGAGCCATCTCCGAATTCTTCAATCTCCTCGCGAGTTTTCGGAACAAAGAAGGGATCCTGAGGAACAGTCTCCCAGTGACTGAAGGCCAGAAGCGCGCTGGCTGCACCTGCAGTTGCATTCCTGAGCTTCTTAGAGAATTCAGAGCTCTCGGCAACTGACAAATACGCATGCACCGTGAACAATGAGGTTCCCTCCTGCATCTCTTCCTTCAGCACCCTCGCCCGACAATTGCCAAGAACAGCATACATGGAACCTAACTGCTCAGTAGGTGTGGTCAGTTCGCAGAAGTACATTGGCTCCACAAGCCTTGGTTTGCTCTCAAGGATGGCTGCCTGGCATGCTTCTCGGACCGCTGTAATGATCTGACCACTGAAGGTGCTGTAATGGTCAGATTGATTATTGCTAGCATCTGCACTATCCGGAAGTATGTAAGGTTTAACAAGGAATATCAAGCCCCAAGTAGGTTCACCACATAATGGTCCTGCATTGGTTGCAAGCTGAAATCCTGTTGCAATGCTGTTCTTCACTGTTTCAGGATCAAGACCATCTACTGCTGATTGACTGCCGTCGATGCCAATTGTAGTTTTTGCATCAGAAGAATTCACAAGCCCTAACCTCTCAGAAACATGGCATGTACCGCGCACGAGAATACCTTCTCTTCCATCTTGGCTGGTCACCACACCATCGCTTGATGTTGCATCAGGTGAGAGGAGGAGATTTGGTCCAACTTGCAGAGGACCAAGTGCCCAGATTCTCTGAAGGTACCCAATCAACATCTTTCTGTAACTCTCTGTCTTTTCATCATCCAACTGAGCAGAGAGCGCTTCGAGATCACTGTCTATGGCATTGATGAGGAGCTGCCTAAGTGTTGATGCAGAATCACCGCCATCCTGCGAAAACCGTGAATCCAACACACCATTACTATTTCCTGAATCCCCCTCGATTACTTGAGCAAGCAATTCTTTGCTATCCTCAATGACCTTAGTGACAGCATTGGGAAGCCTGAAGACCTTAACTCTGACAGTGAATCTCCCATTTGGAGTAGTCCTCTCAACAAATTCATGTGAAGCTTTCAGGCTCTCCATTATACCGGCACCTTCTCCTTGGATGGTGTCCTTGAACGACACCAATGGCTTGGACACCTCCAGCTGGACTCTTGCAAACCTCTCCTGCAGATTCTTGATGCAATGCTCCAAATGTATCTCGCCAGCTGCAGCGAGGACATGCTCGCCGCGTTCCGAGACGGTGTACTCGATGAACGGGTCAGCCTGGTTGAGAAGCTTGAGCCCCTTGACAAGGGCGCCCAAATCTGACGGATTGGAGGGCTCAATTGCGACCTTGAGCATCGGGGACACCTGGAACATCATGCCCGAGAACGGCTGGCAGTTCTTGGTCGACGACAGCGTGGCGTTCTTCAGCACGTGATGCCCGAGCCCTTCGATCGCGAGCACGTCGCCGGCGCGCACGGCGGAGACGATCTCCAGGTCAGGCCCCATCATCTGGTACAGGTGCTGCAGCTCCACCTCCTGCAGATGCTTCTGCTGCATTGCGTCGTCCCCTCCTCTCAGTGGATCATACATGGGGGACAGGACGAACACCTTGTGGCCAGCACGGAGGACGCCGCTGAACACCCTCGCGAACGCCAAGAAACACTCCCCTGATTCGGCGCTGGATGATGATCCCCTGTGGTTCAGGGGCTCGCCATTGACGCCCCTGGATGGCAGGAACCTGTATGGCACGGCGAACATCTTGGACACGAACACCACCACCGGCGCGCTGGTGCTCGCGTTGCACGTCGCCACGCACCTCCTCACCTTCTCCACCTccgcggcgacagcggcggggcacggcgcggccgccgttAGCTGCTCCGTCTTGGCGGCCGGCATGAGCCTTGCCACCCTGGTGGCCTGCGCGGCGATGGGGTTGGGAGTGCACTCCACGACCATGTCGAACACCGCCTCCGCGAGCCGCAGCTTCCGCTTCATCTTGTGGTACTGACCCCAGAGCGGCTCGAGGACGTACTTGACGAACATCGGCTTCGGGTTCGGgttggccgtcgccgccgccatggcctcctTCCCCACCACCGTCCTGCTCCTCTCGTCGAAGTACTTCTGCCCCCATAGGCCTTTGAGAAGCTCCGCGGGGTCGGCTCTGAGCTTGGGGGCTAGTAGCTTGGCCAGCGTGACGAGGCGGAAGCCCCAGCCCTCGCGCGCGCAGGCGAAGACGACGTTGCCGTTCTGCGGCTGGaacgcgtcctcctcctcgtcggcggcgtcgccgttgtCGGGGAGTTCTTGCGAGAGGGCGCAGGCGGCGTCGAGGGTGGAGAAGTAGGAGCGCGAGCGCAGCGCGGAGTAGATGGAGTTGACCTCGGACACGATGCGGCGGAGGCGCGCGTGCGCCTCGGCGGGGGTGAGGCGGagctcggcgacgaggcggtCCACCTTGTTGAGGACGAGGCAGGGGCGGAGGCGCTCGACGAACGCCTGGCGCAGCGCGGCGTGGGTCTGGACCCGGACCCcctcggcggcgtcgacgaggaCGAGCGCCGAGTCGGcgagccgcgcggcggcggagacctCGGAGCAGAAGTCGATGTGGCCCGGGGAGTCGATCAGGTGgacgcggtggccgccgccgtcctccccgccgcggcggagcgcgATCGAGGCCGACTTCATGGTGATGgcccgccgctgctcctcctccaggtGGTCCATCACGCGGGCGCTCCCGGCCATCCTCTCGCTCACCCGGCGCTCGCTGCCGTACGCCGCGATGAGGTGGTCGGCCAGGCTGGTCTTGCCGTGGTCGACGTGCGCCAAGATGCAGGTGTTGCGCACGCGCCGTGGCcctctcccctccgccgccgccgccgccgccgccattggatTAGTTTTGGCCGGTTTCGTCTACGTCGGCGGGGCTCTCCGGCGTACGGATATACGGATGGATAGTAGTAGTCTGGGCCTCGGGGGAATCCGACTCGTACACGGTACACGGCCCATGGGCCAGCCCAAGTTGGGAACCCGTCGCCGTTTatatctcaaaagaaaaaaaagaaaaaagaaaaaagaaaaaaaagaaacctagTTCGTCACCGTCACCGACgccgggaaggaggaggaagcggggagatggcggcggcggcggcggcgcggctgccgcGGACGGAGGCCAGGGTGCTGTCGGGGCACGAGGGGGCGGTGCTGGCGGTGCGATTCAATCGGGACGGGAACTACTGCCTGAGCTGCGGCAAGGACCGGATCATCCGCCTCTGGAACCCCCACACCGGCGCCCTCGTCAAGCCCTACAAGTCCCACGGCCGCGAGGTCCGCGACGTGAACTCCTCCTCGTAAGCCACTTCGCTTCCTCTTCCTCGCTGCGATTCCGTCCCCCCAACACCAACTTCCCCTGTCTGATTTGGAGGAGCTGAGCACCAGTGGGGAATTTGAGGATCCTTTGCTTGCAGGGACAATGCCAAGCTGGTGTCGTGCGGCGGGGACAGGCAGGTCTTCTACTGGGATGTCGCATCTGCCCGTGTCATCCGCAAGTTCCGCGGCCACAACAGCGAGGTATGGACCCCAATTCTCACTGTGATGATGACCGCGCTGTTGTAATTGTTTGGTGATCGCGGTTGGATTGAGCAAGTGAGAAGTGCTCATGAAAAATTGTACTATTAAGCAGTTTCAGCACCATACTATCAGTGTGTTAAGCGCCGCTGCTATTTCAATACTAGTATTGATTTTATCTATACAGAGAGAGCACGGTTGTTTATGATAGGATTAGCAGTAGCCTGAGATTGTAGTGGAATAGAGCAGTTGGCACTGTTTATAATCAAACAACGTCTGTTCCATTGTGCTATGTGGAGAACACCACGAAATCAGCACTCTAGCATTATCGATCTAGTCACAACTAGTCAATTGCAGGGTGAATTGTGTGAAAATGAGTGTGCTGTAATGATACCTCTGTAATGGTGTTGTTGTACTTCCTTTTAAATCTAGCACTGCACATCGTCAATATGATTATTGGGATACTGAAAACAGATCAAGAACAACCTCGGTGACAGGTTTTTGATCCTTGATAATATTGCTTACATACCTCAATTCTGTCTTCCATAGATCAATTCAGTGAAGTTTAATGAGTTTAACACAGTTGTAGTCTCAGCTGGCTATGATCGCACAGTGCGTGCATTTGATTGCAGATCACAGAGCAGTGACCCTATTCAGGTATTCTTATTATTGTTGAAGAACATGGACCCATTGATTTTAGTAGTATTATTTCCCCTTTGTTTCTCATATACTTGGGTAACTGGGTTTCTGGTGATTTTTTTCACTTGGTGCAGACAATTGATACTTTTCAAGATAGTGTAATGTCAGTTAATTTAACCAACACAGAAATAATTGCTGGCAGTGTTGATGGTACTATCCGCACATTTGACATTCGCATGGGTAGGTAAGTACTTTTCTTATTTCACAATCAATATTCAACCAATTCTCATTTGTTATCTTAGCTTTCCTAAATGGAACTTTGGGTGCTTCTCTTTTTGAATAGAAGTATTCAGATGCTTATCCATGCTTCAACAGATTATCCACTGTGTCTGATGCTTCTGTTACCCTCTTGCTGATAACAGGGAGACTGTCGACAACTTGGGGCATCCTGTCAACTGTATATCTTTGTCAAATGACCGCAATTGCCTATTAGCTAATTGTTTGGATTCTACTGTGAGGCTTCTAGACAAGTAAGTATTCTCTGCAAGCTGACTTTATACTTCAACATCGGCAGTCCCTCCTCTATTTCAAGAGTGACAAAACAACACCCTTCTGTCAATTTTTAATTTGGAAGACGACATAACAGCATTTTCTGCTAACACTAATTTCACATATTAGTTACTTTTCTCACCAGTTAGGGAGCTCACTCCATTCCTTTACTGGATAACATGCTGTTTCCCTTATTAAATTAGTCAATCCGTGGGGGCTTTCTTGCTCGGCTCTGATACAACAGTGATCTCATCTGCCATCTTCCTCTTAAACATGCTAGCAAAATTTGCTTTCCAAGAGCAAGTAGAATGAGTCCAACAACTATATTTTGCATCTGTGCTGAACATTGTTGGTGTTGTTGCCTGTGGAGCTACTTCATTTTTGCATCTGCAGTTTCCTTTAAAGAAACAATTTGGGAGTTTGTATTGCAAAATCTGGTTAGACACTACTTTtgttttgtggaaaagaaagctTCAAGTTAACTTGTGTTATGGAACTGTTTACCTTTTTAATGTCAAATGGACCACTGTCCTTGGTCTTTGCAACAAATGTCAAGCCAAGTGAAGTTAATGTGCCATTGTTGTGCCACACCATGTATTAGTGAACAAATCCATACCAACAGCATGGTTTAGGAGCCATAGTTTGCTTGTGGTCCACGTGACCTGGCTACtttggatgattttgttgtgcACTTGTGCTTAACTACTTACAGTGTCTGCATTATGATTGTCTGTCTG of the Oryza sativa Japonica Group chromosome 2, ASM3414082v1 genome contains:
- the LOC4329604 gene encoding uncharacterized protein, with amino-acid sequence MAAAAAAAEGRGPRRVRNTCILAHVDHGKTSLADHLIAAYGSERRVSERMAGSARVMDHLEEEQRRAITMKSASIALRRGGEDGGGHRVHLIDSPGHIDFCSEVSAAARLADSALVLVDAAEGVRVQTHAALRQAFVERLRPCLVLNKVDRLVAELRLTPAEAHARLRRIVSEVNSIYSALRSRSYFSTLDAACALSQELPDNGDAADEEEDAFQPQNGNVVFACAREGWGFRLVTLAKLLAPKLRADPAELLKGLWGQKYFDERSRTVVGKEAMAAATANPNPKPMFVKYVLEPLWGQYHKMKRKLRLAEAVFDMVVECTPNPIAAQATRVARLMPAAKTEQLTAAAPCPAAVAAEVEKVRRCVATCNASTSAPVVVFVSKMFAVPYRFLPSRGVNGEPLNHRGSSSSAESGECFLAFARVFSGVLRAGHKVFVLSPMYDPLRGGDDAMQQKHLQEVELQHLYQMMGPDLEIVSAVRAGDVLAIEGLGHHVLKNATLSSTKNCQPFSGMMFQVSPMLKVAIEPSNPSDLGALVKGLKLLNQADPFIEYTVSERGEHVLAAAGEIHLEHCIKNLQERFARVQLEVSKPLVSFKDTIQGEGAGIMESLKASHEFVERTTPNGRFTVRVKVFRLPNAVTKVIEDSKELLAQVIEGDSGNSNGVLDSRFSQDGGDSASTLRQLLINAIDSDLEALSAQLDDEKTESYRKMLIGYLQRIWALGPLQVGPNLLLSPDATSSDGVVTSQDGREGILVRGTCHVSERLGLVNSSDAKTTIGIDGSQSAVDGLDPETVKNSIATGFQLATNAGPLCGEPTWGLIFLVKPYILPDSADASNNQSDHYSTFSGQIITAVREACQAAILESKPRLVEPMYFCELTTPTEQLGSMYAVLGNCRARVLKEEMQEGTSLFTVHAYLSVAESSEFSKKLRNATAGAASALLAFSHWETVPQDPFFVPKTREEIEEFGDGSNIGPNLATKLMNSVRRRKGLHVEEKIVEYGTKQRTLAKKV
- the LOC4329605 gene encoding uncharacterized protein, which codes for MAAAAAARLPRTEARVLSGHEGAVLAVRFNRDGNYCLSCGKDRIIRLWNPHTGALVKPYKSHGREVRDVNSSSDNAKLVSCGGDRQVFYWDVASARVIRKFRGHNSEINSVKFNEFNTVVVSAGYDRTVRAFDCRSQSSDPIQTIDTFQDSVMSVNLTNTEIIAGSVDGTIRTFDIRMGRETVDNLGHPVNCISLSNDRNCLLANCLDSTVRLLDKSTGELLQEYKGHICKSFKMDCCLTNDDAFVVGGSEDGYIFFWELVDAPVVSSFRAHSSVVTSVSYHPTRACMLTSSVDGTIRVWT